In Marivivens aquimaris, one genomic interval encodes:
- a CDS encoding NAD(P)-dependent alcohol dehydrogenase translates to MCESCNAEAEVITREGASRRAFLTSGAALAASAPLAAGVVSTAQAQEATRSTEAAQVQAWATSDTSLTFDPFVITRRAAGPKDVVIEIMYSSICHSDIHTVSGDWGPVTQPVVPGHEMVGRVIGVGADVIKFREGDIAGVGTMVDSCGTCDHCKADLEQYCLNGTTFTYGSPDEVSGGVTYGGYSKRIVVDEGFALRIPPGMDLAGVAPLLCAGITTFSPINTWDLQPGQRYGVIGMGGLGHMAVKLAAAKGAEVIVFTTSQDKLTDALEFGAVEAYLWSDEEALARQRGTFDLMLSTVPVAYQMQTFLNLLKLDGTLVNVGALGPLEGPMGMAMAFGRTRLAGSMTGGIAETQAVIDFAAKHGIAASYDLITPDRIGEACRKVVAKEARYRYVIDMTNT, encoded by the coding sequence ATGTGTGAAAGCTGTAATGCCGAGGCCGAAGTCATCACCCGCGAAGGCGCAAGCCGCCGCGCTTTCCTGACAAGTGGCGCCGCTCTGGCCGCATCTGCTCCGCTGGCGGCGGGTGTGGTCAGCACCGCGCAGGCGCAAGAGGCAACTCGCTCGACAGAAGCCGCGCAAGTTCAAGCGTGGGCTACTTCCGACACCTCGTTGACCTTTGACCCCTTTGTCATCACCCGCCGCGCCGCTGGGCCAAAAGATGTGGTGATCGAGATTATGTACAGCTCGATCTGTCACAGCGACATCCACACCGTAAGCGGGGACTGGGGACCGGTCACTCAGCCGGTGGTGCCCGGTCACGAGATGGTGGGCCGCGTCATTGGCGTCGGCGCTGACGTGATCAAGTTTCGCGAAGGCGATATTGCAGGCGTCGGAACCATGGTCGACAGTTGCGGCACCTGCGATCACTGCAAGGCCGACCTTGAGCAGTACTGCCTGAACGGCACGACGTTCACCTACGGATCACCAGATGAGGTGTCGGGTGGAGTGACCTATGGCGGCTACTCCAAACGGATCGTTGTTGACGAAGGATTTGCGCTGCGTATCCCGCCGGGAATGGATCTCGCCGGGGTCGCCCCGCTGCTTTGCGCGGGGATCACGACCTTTTCTCCGATCAACACGTGGGACCTCCAGCCTGGCCAGCGTTACGGTGTCATCGGCATGGGCGGATTGGGCCACATGGCGGTGAAACTCGCCGCGGCCAAAGGCGCTGAGGTCATTGTGTTCACCACCTCGCAGGATAAGCTGACCGACGCGCTCGAATTCGGCGCGGTCGAAGCCTATCTGTGGTCCGACGAAGAGGCGCTCGCTCGCCAGCGGGGCACGTTCGACCTGATGCTTTCAACGGTACCGGTCGCCTATCAGATGCAAACGTTTCTCAATCTGCTGAAACTGGATGGCACTCTGGTGAACGTCGGTGCGCTCGGCCCGTTGGAAGGTCCGATGGGCATGGCGATGGCCTTTGGGCGAACGCGGCTTGCGGGCTCGATGACCGGAGGGATCGCCGAGACACAGGCAGTGATCGATTTTGCGGCCAAGCACGGGATCGCAGCGAGTTACGACCTGATCACCCCTGACCGGATCGGGGAGGCCTGCCGAAAGGTCGTCGCGAAAGAGGCGCGCTATCGCTACGTGATCGACATGACCAACACCTGA
- a CDS encoding (R)-mandelonitrile lyase — translation MKFPTLAAALITLAPTAGLAEGMTLTSAGDRPHMAGSLETFTGTVNIAFLFPPTDPFAASAATVTFLPGARSAWHNHPGGQMLVITEGIGWTQERGGEKHIMRAGDVVWCPPGVDHWHGATDQTAVSHIAVQQAGEGGAVIWGEHVTDAEYLD, via the coding sequence ATGAAGTTCCCGACCTTAGCCGCCGCCCTCATCACCCTCGCTCCAACGGCGGGGCTGGCCGAAGGCATGACCCTGACGTCTGCCGGAGACCGTCCGCACATGGCTGGCAGCCTTGAGACCTTTACCGGGACAGTGAACATTGCATTCCTGTTTCCGCCGACCGACCCCTTCGCAGCAAGCGCTGCCACAGTCACGTTCCTCCCCGGCGCGCGGTCGGCATGGCACAACCACCCCGGCGGCCAGATGCTCGTGATCACTGAAGGGATCGGTTGGACGCAGGAACGCGGCGGCGAAAAACACATCATGCGAGCTGGCGACGTAGTCTGGTGCCCGCCAGGTGTCGACCATTGGCATGGCGCAACGGATCAGACGGCAGTCAGCCATATCGCCGTGCAACAGGCGGGCGAAGGCGGCGCGGTGATCTGGGGAGAACACGTCACGGATGCCGAATATCTCGACTGA
- a CDS encoding LysR family transcriptional regulator, whose amino-acid sequence MPLSNGSHLDMLRENINDLIAFQAVAEECSFTRAAARLNVSQSALSHTIKGLEKRLGRRLLIRTTRSVAPTLEGQELLETIAPCFERIEAQLTALIEASDEPSGTVRIAAVEYAIETLLWPKLSPVLKQHPKVKVEFVMDYGYTDLAKAQCDAGVRYGDQVSDGMIAMRIGPEERMVCVGAPEYLDRTNRPETPQSLTDHACINLRLSNHGALYAWEFEDSDGQEIRVKVDGQITFNTINPVMQAAIAGHGLALIPERLARPHLDAGALEICLGDYAPYFPGFHLYYPSRERPSAAFDIVLDALRERG is encoded by the coding sequence GTGCCCTTATCGAATGGTTCCCACCTCGACATGCTCCGCGAGAACATCAACGACCTCATTGCGTTTCAAGCTGTTGCTGAAGAGTGCAGCTTTACCCGAGCCGCCGCGCGTCTGAACGTGTCCCAATCGGCGCTGAGCCACACGATTAAGGGGCTCGAAAAGCGACTCGGGCGACGGTTACTGATCCGCACCACTAGGTCGGTTGCACCGACCCTCGAAGGACAAGAGCTACTCGAAACAATTGCGCCCTGCTTCGAGCGGATCGAAGCGCAGCTCACCGCGCTCATCGAAGCCAGTGACGAACCCTCCGGCACGGTGCGGATCGCGGCGGTGGAATATGCCATTGAAACGCTGCTCTGGCCCAAGCTGTCGCCGGTCCTCAAGCAACATCCCAAGGTGAAGGTCGAGTTCGTCATGGACTACGGCTATACAGACCTCGCTAAAGCACAATGTGATGCGGGTGTGCGCTATGGCGATCAGGTCAGCGACGGGATGATCGCCATGCGCATCGGGCCTGAGGAGCGGATGGTCTGTGTCGGCGCGCCGGAGTACCTCGACCGCACCAACAGACCCGAAACCCCGCAATCCCTTACCGACCACGCTTGCATCAACCTGCGTCTATCCAACCACGGTGCTCTCTATGCGTGGGAATTCGAGGACAGCGACGGGCAGGAAATCCGTGTCAAAGTAGACGGCCAGATTACGTTCAACACTATCAACCCGGTGATGCAGGCCGCTATAGCAGGTCACGGGCTTGCACTCATTCCCGAGCGCCTCGCACGGCCACATCTGGACGCTGGCGCACTGGAAATCTGCCTTGGCGATTACGCCCCCTATTTCCCCGGCTTTCACCTTTACTACCCCAGCCGCGAGCGCCCGTCGGCAGCGTTTGACATCGTACTGGATGCGCTGCGCGAACGCGGTTGA
- a CDS encoding carboxymuconolactone decarboxylase family protein, whose amino-acid sequence MKTPLAASALVLLSTGAFAETIGQNALKRVAPALEAYTTGPLQADVWENETLAERDRALVTFAAMLTRHEVGLLPDHIALALDAGVSPAEISETITHLAFYSGWGNAIAAAEAAAPVFEARGVDIADLPPVSPELLPLNEEAEAARDQMVRNNFGEVSPGVVDNTRDLLFRDLWLRPDLAPRDRSLVTVAALVAAGQPEQMPFHLSRAMDNGLTQDEAGEVLSHLAFYAGWPRVFSAMPVAKQVFEQRAE is encoded by the coding sequence ATGAAAACGCCCCTCGCCGCCTCTGCCCTTGTTCTGCTTTCCACCGGAGCCTTTGCGGAAACGATCGGTCAAAATGCACTGAAGCGGGTTGCTCCCGCGCTGGAGGCTTATACCACCGGCCCGCTTCAGGCTGATGTGTGGGAGAACGAGACCTTGGCCGAGCGTGATCGGGCGCTGGTGACCTTTGCCGCCATGCTGACCAGACACGAGGTCGGCCTCCTGCCTGACCACATTGCGCTGGCTCTCGACGCCGGTGTCTCGCCCGCAGAGATCTCCGAGACCATTACACACCTTGCGTTCTATTCGGGCTGGGGCAATGCGATTGCTGCCGCAGAAGCCGCCGCACCGGTTTTCGAGGCGCGCGGGGTCGACATTGCAGACCTGCCGCCGGTCTCTCCCGAGCTACTGCCGCTAAATGAAGAGGCCGAAGCAGCGCGCGATCAGATGGTGCGCAACAATTTCGGTGAGGTCAGCCCCGGTGTGGTCGACAATACGCGCGACCTGCTGTTCCGTGATCTCTGGCTGCGTCCCGACCTCGCCCCGCGCGACCGCAGCCTCGTGACGGTGGCGGCACTTGTCGCCGCGGGACAACCCGAACAGATGCCGTTCCACCTGTCGCGCGCAATGGACAACGGTCTGACCCAAGACGAAGCGGGCGAAGTTCTGTCCCACCTTGCATTTTACGCAGGCTGGCCGCGCGTGTTCTCGGCGATGCCGGTCGCCAAGCAAGTCTTCGAACAACGGGCTGAATGA
- a CDS encoding NADPH-dependent F420 reductase, whose product MKIAILGSGLMGSKLGTLWARSGHQVTFAYSRTETKLARLAEVCGAAYGSVSEAVIGADAILLAVHWNRVEDVLAQAGDMAAQVVINCCVPLDESNSQIVVGMTTSGAEELARQRPRARWVSAFNTSPSESFGPAFAAKGRSEPPQLLMYGDDAGAKTIAAELIRDVGFEPLEAGGLRTARYAEPFAMVTAELAYGQPGGAALAYRVTRLTG is encoded by the coding sequence ATGAAGATCGCAATCCTCGGCTCCGGCTTGATGGGAAGCAAGCTCGGTACGCTCTGGGCTCGCTCAGGTCACCAAGTGACCTTTGCCTATTCACGTACCGAAACCAAACTTGCCCGGCTCGCCGAGGTTTGCGGAGCAGCTTACGGCAGCGTGTCCGAAGCTGTCATCGGGGCCGATGCGATCCTGCTTGCCGTCCATTGGAACCGCGTCGAGGACGTACTGGCGCAAGCCGGTGACATGGCGGCGCAAGTCGTGATCAACTGCTGTGTCCCGCTCGACGAATCCAACAGCCAGATCGTCGTCGGCATGACCACGTCTGGCGCAGAAGAGCTGGCTCGCCAGCGACCACGCGCAAGGTGGGTTTCGGCGTTCAACACCAGCCCCTCCGAGAGTTTCGGTCCGGCCTTCGCTGCCAAAGGCCGAAGCGAGCCACCGCAACTGTTGATGTACGGCGATGATGCTGGGGCAAAGACTATAGCCGCAGAACTCATCCGCGACGTCGGCTTCGAACCTCTCGAGGCGGGCGGCCTCAGAACCGCACGCTACGCTGAACCCTTCGCCATGGTCACTGCAGAGCTTGCCTATGGGCAGCCAGGCGGCGCGGCGCTCGCCTATCGCGTCACACGCCTGACAGGCTGA
- a CDS encoding MFS transporter produces MPDQAAPATQAKGAVFSMSLCVALLIASEFMPASLLTPMAEGLNATEGQTGQAISISGIFAVLASLTVTTVAGEVNRKWVLISMTALMLVSLVLIAAAPNFAWLIVARALLGISIGGFWALATSVIMRLVVPDAVPRALSVMYTGQAISAALAAPIGSWLGSVIGWRGVFWVLVPLVLFDLVWQLLVLPSLPARGRQTFGNLFALLRRPYFAKGLVALTLIYGSAFSMFTYLRPFLEQVTGANIAQLSSLFLVMGLAGFAGTWAAGRLVPRYGTALMVSPPLIMGAVTAGLLIFGANVWIVAALLAVWGAMNTAVSIIWFGWMSRNVDDAAEAAGSLMVAVIQASILLGALIGGILLDWYGITATFLSSILLAGIAVGLVRSGKHLMRR; encoded by the coding sequence ATGCCAGATCAAGCCGCCCCCGCGACCCAAGCTAAGGGTGCCGTATTTTCGATGTCACTCTGCGTGGCATTGCTGATCGCATCCGAGTTCATGCCCGCCAGCCTACTCACACCGATGGCCGAAGGATTGAATGCAACAGAAGGGCAAACCGGACAGGCGATCTCCATTTCGGGAATTTTCGCCGTTCTGGCGAGCCTCACGGTCACAACGGTCGCAGGCGAGGTGAACCGCAAATGGGTGCTAATCTCGATGACGGCACTTATGCTGGTCTCGCTGGTGTTGATAGCAGCGGCCCCGAATTTTGCGTGGCTCATTGTGGCGCGCGCCTTGCTTGGCATTTCCATAGGTGGGTTCTGGGCGCTGGCGACATCTGTCATCATGCGACTTGTGGTGCCCGATGCCGTACCACGCGCGCTTTCGGTGATGTACACGGGACAAGCGATTTCTGCCGCGTTGGCTGCGCCGATCGGTAGCTGGCTAGGTAGTGTGATCGGCTGGCGCGGGGTGTTCTGGGTACTTGTCCCTCTGGTGTTGTTCGACCTTGTCTGGCAGCTTTTGGTCCTGCCATCTTTGCCTGCACGCGGACGCCAGACCTTTGGCAATCTGTTCGCCCTTCTGCGTCGCCCGTATTTCGCAAAAGGGCTCGTTGCACTGACGTTGATTTATGGCTCGGCGTTCTCGATGTTCACCTATTTGCGCCCTTTCCTCGAACAGGTCACAGGCGCGAACATCGCCCAACTATCATCGCTGTTTCTGGTCATGGGATTGGCTGGTTTTGCGGGCACATGGGCTGCCGGACGCTTGGTACCGCGCTACGGCACAGCGCTGATGGTCTCACCGCCACTCATCATGGGAGCAGTCACAGCAGGCCTGCTGATCTTTGGTGCGAATGTCTGGATAGTAGCAGCACTTTTGGCAGTCTGGGGCGCAATGAACACTGCCGTTTCAATCATCTGGTTCGGCTGGATGTCGCGAAACGTCGATGACGCAGCTGAAGCAGCGGGAAGTTTGATGGTCGCCGTTATTCAGGCATCAATCCTTCTCGGCGCACTGATCGGCGGCATCCTCCTCGACTGGTACGGGATCACCGCCACTTTCCTCAGCTCCATCTTGCTCGCCGGAATTGCGGTCGGGCTGGTACGCTCGGGGAAACACCTAATGAGACGATAA
- a CDS encoding cisplatin damage response ATP-dependent DNA ligase, which translates to MKAFAELLTRLAFSPGRNAKLAHLAHYFRDVPDPERGYALAALTGNLDMGTAKPALVRGLVADRVDAELFAMSYDYVGDLAETVALIWPTRQDPRDVGLSEVVEALTGSGKVEAARLIAGWLDALEASERYALIKLVTGSMRVGVSTRMALTALASNGTVPIEEIEELWTGFVPPYLDLFAWVEGGPKPEVLARAPFRPVMLSTPTNEDELAARDPSEYAAEWKWDGIRIQAACEGGAARLYTRTGEDISHSFPDLVERMQFTGTLDGELLVRRDDVVAPFGDLQKRLGRKSPGKALLNSHPAALRLYDVLLWDGDDLRSQPFDVRRAALENAVAQMNEPRFDASPLLEFTTWDDLAALRANPPDPVIEGVMLKRRDSVYQAGRPRGPWFKWKRDAMTVDAVLMYAQRGHGKRSGFYSDFTFGLWDGEMLVPVGKAYSGFTDEELLRLDRFVRNNTTERFGPVRSLAPKLAVEVAFEGLNRSTRHKSGVAMRFPRIARIRWDKPVEEADVLDTLKALLPPET; encoded by the coding sequence ATGAAGGCCTTTGCCGAACTCCTCACTCGTCTTGCGTTCTCGCCCGGACGAAATGCCAAACTCGCCCACCTCGCGCACTATTTCCGCGATGTGCCCGACCCCGAGCGCGGCTATGCGCTGGCTGCTCTCACAGGCAACCTCGACATGGGAACGGCCAAGCCTGCCTTGGTGCGCGGTCTCGTGGCCGATCGCGTCGATGCCGAGCTGTTCGCCATGTCTTACGACTATGTCGGTGACCTTGCAGAAACTGTCGCGCTGATCTGGCCCACCCGCCAAGACCCGCGTGATGTCGGCCTCAGCGAGGTTGTCGAAGCGCTAACGGGCAGCGGCAAGGTCGAAGCCGCGCGTTTGATCGCAGGCTGGCTCGACGCACTGGAAGCGTCCGAACGCTACGCCCTGATCAAGCTGGTCACCGGCTCCATGCGAGTCGGCGTGTCCACCCGCATGGCGCTCACCGCGCTTGCCAGCAACGGCACTGTGCCAATCGAGGAGATCGAGGAACTCTGGACCGGCTTCGTTCCGCCATACCTCGACCTTTTCGCATGGGTCGAAGGTGGCCCGAAGCCCGAAGTCCTCGCCCGCGCGCCGTTCCGCCCCGTGATGCTCTCCACGCCCACGAACGAAGACGAACTCGCTGCCCGCGACCCGTCTGAATATGCCGCCGAGTGGAAGTGGGACGGCATCCGCATTCAGGCCGCCTGCGAGGGCGGGGCCGCGCGGCTTTACACCCGCACAGGCGAGGATATTTCCCACAGTTTCCCCGATCTGGTGGAGCGGATGCAATTCACCGGAACCCTCGACGGTGAACTTCTGGTCCGGCGCGATGACGTCGTGGCCCCGTTCGGTGACCTGCAAAAACGCCTCGGTCGCAAGTCTCCAGGCAAGGCGCTGCTGAACAGCCATCCCGCTGCCTTGCGCCTCTACGATGTGCTGCTCTGGGACGGTGATGACCTGCGCAGCCAGCCCTTCGATGTCCGCCGCGCCGCATTGGAAAATGCGGTGGCCCAGATGAACGAGCCGCGTTTCGATGCCTCACCATTGCTGGAGTTTACCACTTGGGACGACCTCGCCGCGCTCCGTGCCAATCCGCCTGATCCCGTGATCGAAGGCGTTATGCTCAAACGCCGCGACAGCGTCTATCAGGCAGGCCGCCCCCGCGGTCCGTGGTTCAAGTGGAAGCGCGATGCGATGACCGTCGACGCTGTGCTGATGTACGCCCAGCGAGGCCACGGCAAACGGTCCGGTTTCTATTCGGACTTCACCTTTGGCCTCTGGGATGGCGAGATGCTGGTCCCTGTCGGCAAGGCCTATTCCGGCTTCACCGACGAAGAGCTCCTCCGCCTCGACCGTTTCGTGCGCAACAATACGACTGAGCGATTCGGCCCTGTCCGGAGCCTCGCGCCAAAACTCGCCGTCGAGGTCGCGTTCGAGGGCCTGAACCGCTCCACCCGCCACAAATCCGGCGTCGCCATGCGTTTCCCCCGCATCGCCCGCATCCGCTGGGACAAACCCGTCGAAGAAGCCGATGTGCTCGATACCCTCAAAGCACTTCTGCCCCCAGAAACATGA
- a CDS encoding ligase-associated DNA damage response exonuclease, translated as MRFEDLLIPRPEGLYCPPGDFYIDPVKPVPRALITHGHADHARSGHGAVMASQQTLDIMAIRYGEDFTKSRQAAEGRTTLGDVTVSFHPAGHVLGSCQIAVEQGGTRAVVSGDYSRVANPACAPFEPVDCDLFITEATFALPVFNHPPPSQEIGRLLDSVREFPERAHLVGAYALGKAQRVIMLLREAGYDAPIYIHGALQRLCDYHIDQGIPLGDLRPATMEKAEAKKLREAVVIAPPSAFASPWVQRFVDPVISFASGWMQIRARARQRGVELPLIVSDHVDWPDLTRTLEQLNPEEFWITHGRDDALMRWADLTQRKARPLHLVGYEEEGE; from the coding sequence ATGCGTTTCGAAGACCTGCTGATCCCACGGCCCGAGGGCCTCTATTGCCCGCCCGGGGATTTCTACATCGATCCGGTCAAGCCCGTCCCGCGCGCGCTTATCACCCACGGCCACGCCGACCACGCACGGTCGGGCCACGGCGCGGTTATGGCATCGCAACAAACACTCGACATCATGGCGATCCGCTATGGCGAGGATTTCACCAAGTCCCGCCAAGCGGCCGAAGGCCGGACGACCCTCGGCGATGTCACCGTGTCGTTCCATCCTGCAGGGCACGTCCTCGGCTCCTGCCAGATCGCGGTCGAGCAGGGCGGCACACGCGCCGTCGTCTCCGGCGACTATAGCCGCGTTGCCAACCCCGCCTGCGCGCCATTCGAGCCAGTCGATTGCGACCTCTTCATCACCGAAGCCACCTTTGCGCTGCCCGTTTTCAACCATCCGCCACCCAGTCAGGAGATCGGGCGGCTGCTGGATTCCGTGCGCGAGTTCCCCGAACGGGCCCACCTCGTCGGGGCCTATGCGCTCGGCAAGGCGCAGCGGGTCATCATGCTGCTGCGCGAGGCAGGCTATGACGCGCCGATCTACATCCACGGCGCGCTTCAGCGGTTGTGTGATTATCACATCGATCAAGGCATCCCGCTTGGTGACTTGCGCCCTGCGACGATGGAGAAGGCCGAGGCCAAGAAGCTTCGCGAGGCTGTCGTTATCGCGCCGCCTTCCGCCTTTGCGAGCCCGTGGGTTCAGCGGTTCGTCGATCCGGTCATCAGCTTTGCCTCAGGCTGGATGCAGATCCGCGCCCGTGCCCGCCAGCGCGGGGTGGAGCTGCCGCTGATCGTCTCCGACCATGTCGACTGGCCGGACCTCACGCGCACGCTCGAACAACTGAACCCCGAGGAGTTCTGGATCACCCACGGGCGCGACGACGCCCTGATGCGCTGGGCGGACCTGACGCAGCGCAAGGCGCGTCCGCTGCATCTTGTGGGATATGAGGAGGAGGGCGAATGA
- a CDS encoding ABC transporter permease, translating to MSDQSTQILSSARRFRVDPWSITAILIAALMVMPIIAVIWFAFHPTDNIWPHLLATTLPRYLTNTLVLALSVGVMCAMIGAGAAWLVVMYEFPGRKWLQWALLMPLAVPAYVGAYALVDLLEYAGPVQTALREVFGWTRPTDYWFPAIRTRWAAIVVLSFSFYPYVYILARAAFREQSGAGYEVARALGVGPIGRFVRVGLPLARPAIAAGCAVAMMETVNDFGTVDYFAVQTLTTGIFTTWLQGANLGGAAQIAALVLGIVVFLVTLEKVSRRKSRFFSSARGQRPVSAVKLRGPVAWLAMIACLIPLSVGFILPVTVLTSHSLVAREWMAPGLMKALFHTITVGGIASVLTVAGGVLMVYGVRLSGKQLPRLLMPVTAIGYAAPGAVLGIGILVPLAAVDNTVADTVLNITGYDPGLLLTGTAAALCIAYVVRFFGIAQGAADAALGRVAPSLPMAARSLGQTAGGVLGRVYMPLVRASIGSTLLLVFVDCVKELPATLLLRPFNYNTLATRVHEKASLEDLTQAAPAALVITAVGLIAVAFLARANR from the coding sequence ATGTCCGACCAGTCTACTCAGATTTTGTCCTCAGCGCGTCGCTTCCGTGTCGATCCTTGGTCGATTACGGCAATTCTGATCGCGGCGCTTATGGTGATGCCGATTATCGCGGTAATCTGGTTCGCCTTTCACCCGACCGACAACATCTGGCCGCACCTTCTGGCGACGACGCTGCCGCGCTACCTGACCAACACGCTGGTGCTTGCGCTGTCTGTCGGCGTGATGTGCGCGATGATCGGGGCAGGGGCCGCGTGGCTGGTCGTGATGTACGAATTTCCGGGGCGGAAATGGCTGCAATGGGCGCTGCTGATGCCGCTCGCTGTGCCTGCCTACGTTGGGGCTTATGCGCTCGTCGATCTGCTGGAATACGCGGGTCCGGTGCAAACGGCCCTGCGCGAAGTTTTCGGCTGGACAAGGCCCACCGACTACTGGTTCCCTGCGATCCGCACCCGATGGGCGGCGATCGTGGTGCTGTCCTTCTCGTTCTACCCCTATGTCTATATCCTGGCCCGCGCGGCATTCCGCGAACAGTCGGGCGCAGGGTACGAGGTTGCTCGCGCGCTCGGTGTCGGCCCCATTGGCCGCTTCGTCCGCGTGGGCCTGCCGCTGGCCCGTCCCGCGATTGCCGCAGGCTGCGCGGTCGCGATGATGGAGACGGTGAACGACTTCGGTACCGTGGACTATTTCGCCGTGCAGACCTTGACGACGGGCATCTTCACGACGTGGCTGCAAGGCGCGAACCTCGGCGGAGCGGCACAGATCGCGGCGCTGGTGCTCGGAATCGTCGTGTTCCTCGTGACGCTCGAAAAGGTGTCCCGCCGCAAGAGCCGTTTCTTCAGCTCCGCCCGTGGCCAGCGCCCTGTGAGCGCCGTGAAGCTGCGCGGTCCTGTGGCGTGGCTGGCGATGATCGCGTGCCTGATCCCGCTAAGCGTCGGTTTCATCCTGCCCGTCACCGTGCTGACGAGCCATTCGCTCGTAGCGCGTGAATGGATGGCTCCCGGCCTGATGAAAGCGCTCTTCCACACCATCACGGTGGGCGGCATCGCCTCCGTCCTGACCGTCGCGGGTGGCGTTCTTATGGTCTACGGTGTGCGCCTGTCGGGCAAGCAATTGCCGCGCCTTTTGATGCCCGTGACCGCCATTGGATACGCCGCGCCGGGCGCTGTGCTGGGCATCGGTATCCTCGTGCCGCTTGCCGCCGTCGACAACACCGTTGCGGACACTGTTTTGAACATCACCGGCTACGATCCGGGCCTGCTGTTGACTGGTACCGCCGCCGCCCTCTGCATCGCCTACGTCGTGCGTTTCTTCGGCATTGCCCAAGGTGCTGCCGACGCCGCGTTGGGTCGTGTCGCGCCGAGCCTTCCGATGGCCGCGCGCTCGCTGGGTCAGACCGCCGGCGGCGTCCTCGGCCGCGTTTACATGCCGCTCGTGCGCGCCTCCATCGGCTCCACTCTGCTGCTGGTGTTTGTTGATTGCGTGAAGGAACTGCCTGCAACCCTGTTGCTGCGGCCCTTCAATTACAACACGCTAGCCACCCGCGTGCATGAAAAAGCCAGCCTTGAAGACCTGACCCAGGCCGCTCCTGCCGCACTGGTTATCACTGCTGTTGGCCTCATCGCCGTGGCGTTCCTCGCCCGCGCTAACCGCTAG
- a CDS encoding DUF2312 domain-containing protein, which yields MSDSDVTGGVAAQELRSFIERIERLEQEKKDIADQIKEVMAEAKGRGYDTKVMRKIVSLRKRDQDDIAEEEAILDLYKSALGMS from the coding sequence ATGTCCGATTCCGACGTGACCGGCGGTGTGGCCGCTCAAGAGCTGCGCTCCTTTATCGAGCGTATCGAGCGCCTCGAACAAGAGAAGAAGGACATCGCCGATCAGATCAAGGAAGTCATGGCCGAAGCCAAGGGCCGCGGCTACGACACCAAGGTAATGCGCAAGATCGTTTCGCTGCGTAAGCGCGATCAGGACGACATTGCAGAGGAAGAAGCGATCCTCGACCTGTACAAGTCCGCGCTCGGCATGAGCTGA